The Gemmatimonadota bacterium genome has a segment encoding these proteins:
- a CDS encoding flagellar basal body L-ring protein FlgH, whose protein sequence is MIHHCDVVTTPRRVTVIPAVPPAARRRRAWGPLAILGGVLLLMASAARAMGAQQGAARPDSAKAPVARLTNWTSDRRAFGVGDILQVWVDEYALAEANKSTANTASRRRRMDVGLTPPAMPGAAAPLGAIDASIETGDGGDSRQRGNATRDTRYVGELAVRIIAVTPEGLLQVRGTKTIDVDKNKTTLTIAGFVRPIDVGARDIIRSEAIADAQISYAAPKGLGKPKNGIISKLLGLFWP, encoded by the coding sequence ATGATTCACCATTGCGATGTCGTCACGACGCCACGCCGTGTGACCGTGATTCCCGCCGTCCCGCCGGCCGCGCGTCGGCGGCGCGCCTGGGGCCCCCTCGCCATCCTCGGCGGCGTCCTGCTGCTGATGGCCAGCGCGGCGCGTGCCATGGGCGCACAGCAGGGTGCCGCTCGCCCCGATTCGGCCAAGGCCCCCGTGGCGCGCCTCACGAACTGGACCTCCGATCGTCGGGCGTTTGGCGTCGGCGACATCCTGCAAGTGTGGGTCGACGAATACGCGCTGGCCGAGGCCAACAAATCGACGGCCAACACGGCCTCACGCCGGCGCCGCATGGATGTCGGCCTCACCCCGCCGGCCATGCCGGGCGCGGCCGCCCCGCTCGGAGCCATCGACGCCTCGATCGAGACCGGCGATGGCGGCGACTCGCGCCAGCGCGGCAACGCGACCCGCGACACCCGCTACGTCGGTGAACTTGCCGTCCGGATCATCGCCGTGACCCCTGAAGGACTGCTGCAGGTGCGCGGTACCAAGACCATCGACGTCGACAAGAACAAGACCACCCTCACGATCGCCGGGTTCGTGCGCCCGATCGACGTCGGGGCTCGCGACATCATCCGCTCCGAGGCCATTGCCGACGCGCAGATCAGCTACGCCGCGCCGAAGGGACTGGGCAAGCCGAAAAACGGGATCATCAGCAAGCTCCTCGGGCTGTTCTGGCCATGA
- the flgA gene encoding flagellar basal body P-ring formation protein FlgA gives MRLRQRATRGVPVIPGAIAAPGVLRVAAVLGLLLGAVADVPAQDRAATTSCADCQTFLAPVATRHLPRGTVLSESDLRVARVAVRGLHADLPGTLSGWVTRRTIRAGEVLRPPAIARRPLVPRGSTVDVAIRVGEVEVMTRGVATRDAEMDDAVAVRLGPKRTVQGRVQGPGHVLLIDSLRTP, from the coding sequence ATGCGCCTCCGCCAACGTGCCACACGCGGCGTCCCGGTCATCCCCGGGGCGATCGCCGCACCCGGCGTGTTGCGGGTGGCGGCCGTCCTGGGCCTCCTCCTCGGCGCGGTCGCCGACGTCCCGGCGCAGGACCGGGCGGCCACCACGTCCTGCGCGGACTGCCAGACTTTTCTTGCCCCGGTCGCGACGCGCCACCTCCCACGTGGAACGGTGCTCAGCGAGAGCGACCTGAGGGTCGCGCGCGTCGCGGTCCGGGGCCTGCACGCCGACCTCCCCGGAACACTCTCGGGATGGGTCACACGGCGCACGATCCGCGCTGGGGAAGTCCTTCGACCGCCGGCCATCGCCCGGCGACCGCTGGTTCCAAGGGGCAGCACGGTCGACGTGGCGATTCGCGTGGGAGAGGTCGAGGTGATGACGCGCGGCGTCGCGACCCGCGATGCCGAGATGGACGATGCCGTGGCGGTGCGCCTCGGCCCTAAACGTACCGTGCAGGGTCGGGTCCAGGGACCGGGCCACGTCCTGCTCATTGACTCCCTGAGGACCCCATGA